Genomic segment of Bacillota bacterium:
CGGCCTCCCCACGCGGGCGAAGAGGAGGCGGAGGTAGTCGTAGATCTCGGTCACCGTGCCCACGGTGGAGCGGGGGTTGTGGCTGGTGCTCTTCTGGTCGATGGAGATGGCCGGCGAGAGCCCCTCGATGCTGTCCACGTCGGGCTTGTTCATCTGGCCCAGGAACTGGCGCGCGTAGGCGGAGAGCGACTCCACGTAGCGCCGCTGCCCCTCGGCGTAGATGGTGTCGAAGGCGAGGCTCGACTTGCCGCTGCCGCTCAGGCCGGTGATGACGACGAGGGCGTCCCGCGGAATCTCCAGGTCGATGTTCTTCAGGTTGTGCTGGCGCGCTCCGCGGATCACCAGCTTCGACTGCGCCGCCATCCCGCCTCCGGCCTCCCTCAGCAAGGGGCTCGCCGGGCCCCGGCCGCTCCCCGGGGGCTCGAAGGCCGGGCCCCAGGGGGCCCGGCCGCCCGCGAGCCTGACCTACTGCTCTTGATGATACCATCGCCTGCTTTTTCGCCCGGCGGGTCGCCGGCCCAGCCGGGGGCGTCCGGGCTCCCTCAGGCCGGCAGGCCGACGAAGAGCTCGCCGTTCTCCTCCCTGATCGGGTAGACGCGGGCCCGGTACAAGGGCTGGTTGGTGGAGTGCCCGTCGGTCAGGTCGTAGCGGTAGCGGTGCCAGGGGCACTGGATCTCGTGCTCGCCCACGATCTTCGCCTCCTCCAGCGGCCCGCCCGCGTGCGGGCAGGTGCTGGTGACGGCGTAGAAGCCGGAGGGAAGGTGGAAGATCACGATCTCGTAGCCGTGAAGGGTCAACTTCCTGCGGTCGTTCTCGGGGTACTCGTCAGGCTTGCCGATCGACTCCCAGCGTTCCATGCCGCATCGCCTCCTGCTTCGGCTGCTTTCTCGTCCGGGCCGGCGGGGCTCGGCGCACAGGCGCACATCGCCCGGGCGTACACAAGGAAGGAGAGCCCCGGTCAACGGCCCTCCCGCACAAGGGTATGGTACACGCGCTCGTAGCCTTCCACCATCCGCTCCACCGTGAAGAAGGCCTCCACGCGGCGGCGGCAGGCCGCCCGGTCGATCAGCTCGATCCCGGCCAGGGCGCGGACGGCCGCCCCGATCACCTGTTCGTCCTCGCCGCCGGGGACCAACCGGCCCGTCACCCGGTCGGCCACCACCTCGGGGATGGAGCCGACGGCCGTCCCCACCACGGGCACGCCGCAGGCCATCGCCTCCACCATGGCGAGGCCGAAGGGTTCCGGCACCCGGTTGAGCTGGAGCAGGGCGAGCGCCTCCCCCAGGAAGCGGGCCTTCTCCGCCCCGCGCAGCTCGCCCGCGTACTCCACGCGCCCGCCCAGCTGCGGGCGGATCACCTGTTCGAAGAACTCGCGCTCCTCGGGAGGCACGGGTCCGGCCATGCGCAGGGGGAGGCCCGCGCGCCGCGCCACCGCCACCGCCCGGTCCGCTCCCTTCTTGGGGGAGATCCGCCCGTAGAAGGCCAGGTACCGCCCGGTCGCGGCCGCGAAGGGGAAGTCCTGGAGCCGGATCCCGTTGGGCACGTTGGCCACGTAGTGGAGCTCGGGCAGCCCCTCCCGCTCGGCCCGGCTGATGGAGACGTAGGGCAGCGCCGCGAACCGGCGGTAGACGACGCGGGTGGCCGGCTCCAGATAGGCCGAACCGTGGAGGGTGGTGACCACCGGCAGCGCCACGAAGGGCGTGAAGACCAGCGGGTGGCAGTTGAGGTGGTTGTGGAGGAGGTCGAAGCGGCCGCTCCGGGCCTCCTCGAAGGCGTGCGCCATGTGCAGGAGCTCCAGCTCGCGCGCGGGCAGCTCCGGGTGGGCGCCCAGGTGTTCGGGTACCACCGCCTCCAGGCGGCCTGCCGGGCGGCTGTCGCCGCTGGCGAAGACGGTCACCTCGTGGCCCCGGGCTGCGAGCCCCTCGGCC
This window contains:
- a CDS encoding Rieske (2Fe-2S) protein codes for the protein MERWESIGKPDEYPENDRRKLTLHGYEIVIFHLPSGFYAVTSTCPHAGGPLEEAKIVGEHEIQCPWHRYRYDLTDGHSTNQPLYRARVYPIREENGELFVGLPA
- a CDS encoding glycosyltransferase family 4 protein — its product is MPPDGYGPWEQVVANLAEGLAARGHEVTVFASGDSRPAGRLEAVVPEHLGAHPELPARELELLHMAHAFEEARSGRFDLLHNHLNCHPLVFTPFVALPVVTTLHGSAYLEPATRVVYRRFAALPYVSISRAEREGLPELHYVANVPNGIRLQDFPFAAATGRYLAFYGRISPKKGADRAVAVARRAGLPLRMAGPVPPEEREFFEQVIRPQLGGRVEYAGELRGAEKARFLGEALALLQLNRVPEPFGLAMVEAMACGVPVVGTAVGSIPEVVADRVTGRLVPGGEDEQVIGAAVRALAGIELIDRAACRRRVEAFFTVERMVEGYERVYHTLVREGR